The sequence GGACAACAAAATTTTTGCTTGGTGCATTCTTTTCTTGTTCGCATATTCAAAAATTGTTTCTTTAAAAACATCTTTAAAACGCTTTTTTAGGTACGATTCATTCATACCAATCATTTTTGCCAATTCAGGGATTGAATAATGGATATTGATATTCTCTGTAATTATTCTTTTTACCTTAATTAGTTTTTCATCTTTCCCTTCCTCCAATTCTTCTAATACCATAAAGGTTTCTAACACCTCTGTAATCAGCTCTAATACTTTAGCATTGATGTATAATAAGGCACATTCACCTTGTTTTTTATTGAGCTGTATTTCGGTTAAAATTTTATTTATATTCTCATTTACTTTAAAAGGTCTATTTAATTTTCCACCATCTATATTAAAAAAGTAGTGGAGTAACTCGTCTATTGATAATTTGATTAATGGTAGTTCGAAAAACTGTTTTTTTAAAGAAAACACGATTACTTCCACTTGTTCATTATTTAAAAACTGATATTCAGATTTTGTATTACTTCTTATATAAGCTACTTCTGTTCTTAATAATGTTTCTTTCTTAGTATTTACATTTAATTTTAATCCGTCTTTCTTTAAACTGAATAATAGAAAGACTTCATCTTCGTTGGTGTCTAACACAAAATTTATTGATTCTCGTGCTTCTATTGATATACTATATATCTCATAAGATTGATTACTAATTATATTAAAGTTTCCATTAATGTTTGGGTTCTTCCAAACCCTATTTTCAAAAGTTGATGTATTCTTTCTTTCAATTTTAATAGTATTACTAAGATTAAACAGAGAGGCTGAAAGTGTATTTACAAAAGCAATATCTTGCTCCATTACTGAGATAATTTGTTGTTTCAATAGTTATTTTGTGATACAAACATAAATCTTATTTAGATTGATTAAAAATAAAAGAGAGTTATTAAAGCAATAACAATATTTGCACTTATATGATACATATATTCATTTATATACTATTTAAACACCATATAATAGTACTTATCAAATACTACTATTGATTACACTAATTATAGAATACCGTTTTTCGTAATTATTATTTCTGATATCGATAGTTTTAGTCCCTTTAATCACCCAATCTTTGTAGTGTTATTTAAAATCATTCTAAATAAAACACTCAACTTTAAATACTACTCAGAATGGTAAAGAAACTATTTATTGACGACAACAACATGAACACCACACAAGAACAATTGGACTTGTCTGATTTGTTCAACCACGATAAAGACAGTATTGATAAATACAAAAAAGGAATTAATACTGCCACAGAGAATGTACTCTCCTTTTTACATAATAGAACACAACCTTTTAGTGGAGTTGCACACGAGGAACTTCAGAAAGTAGTGGATAAGATTGATTTTAAAGAAGCACCAACTTCTTCGCACCTTGTTTTTGAAGAATTACAAGAGATCTATCTAAAACATGCGGTTGCATTCCATTTACCCAAATATATTGCACATCTAAATTGCCCAATTGTAATACCCTCTTTAATTGGAGAACAAATTCTTTCGGCAATAAATTCTTCTTTAGATACTTGGGATCAGAGTGCTGGAGGTACATTAATAGAGCAAAAACTGATTGATTGGACCGGGCAACAAATTGGATACCCTACGCCAGATGGTGTTTTTACAAGTGGAGGAACACAATCTAACCTTATGGCAATTCTCTTAATGAGAGATTCTTTTTACCAAAAAAAGCAACAGTATGATGTAACAAAATTTGGGGTAAACACCGACAAAGGTAAGTTGAAAATCTTTTGTTCAGAATGTAGTCACTTTAGCGTTAAAAAAAGTGCCGCCTTACTTGGCTTAGGAGAAGATGCCGTAATAAGTATTCCTGTTGATGATAATTTTAAAATGGATTGCGAAGCATTAGAGTCTGCTATTCTTAAAGAATTTATTGATGGCAATTGCCCTATTGGTGTAGTTGCAACTGCAGGAACAACAGATTATGGTAGTATTGATCCGTTAAAAAGTATTGGGGTAATTACAGAAAGGTACCAGTTGTGGTTTCATGTAGACGCAGCAGTTGGTGGAGGTTTATTACTTTCCAACGAACACAAATACTTGTTAGATGGAATAGAAAAATCAGATTCTACTACAATAGATTACCATAAAACTTATTTCCAAACGGTTAGTTGCAGTGGCTTTATTGTAAAAGAACCTCATAATCTAAATTTAATAAGCCATCATGCAGAATACTTAAATCCAAAAGCATGTAAAGATGCTGGTGTACCTAACCAAGTAGATAAATCATTACAAACAACTAAAAGGTTTGATGCTCTAAAACTGTGGTTAACTTTTAGGCTTATGGGTACTGAAAAGCTAGGAAGCTATTATGATCAAACACTTGCTTTAACTAAGGTAGCAGCAGATTGTATTCAAAATAGAAAAGACTTTGAACTGCTCAACCCACCTTCTTTACATTGTCTTGTTTTTAGGTTTGCTCCTATCAATTTAAATGCTGATCAATTAAATCAGTTAAATATTCTTATACGTAAAAAGTTATTTTCTAACGGACAAGCTGTTGTTGCAGGTACAAAATTTAAGGGTAATAACTACTTAAAATTTACCATTTTAAACCCAACAATGAGTAAAGAAAATTTTGAAGAAATCTTATCTATTCTCGCAATGATTGGTGAACAATTATTAGAAGAAGAAAAACAATTTATATAAACACATTACTACAATGCAAGAAAAAATATATGATATTATTGGCGTGGGAATTGGCCCTTTCAATCTAGGTTTAGCGTGTTTAACAGCCCCTATTGAAGAACTTGATTGCTTATTTTTAGATCAAAGAGATAAATTTAATTGGCACCCTGGTCTACTATTAGAAGACACCACCTTACAAGTGCCTTTTATGTCTGACCTTGTTACTTTGGCAGACCCAACAAGTCCCTATTCTTTTTTAAACTATATAAAACAAAAAGGCAAAATCTACTCTTTTTATATTAAAGAAGATTTCTTGTTATTAAGAAACGAATACAACCAATATTGCCAATGGGTTATAGCACAATTAGACAATCTTATATTTTCTAAAACAGTAGATATGATTTGCTACAATGAAGATGAAGACTTGTTTTATATTTCTTGTATTACAGGAAATGACCAAGAGCACGAAACATTTATAAGCAGAAAAATTGTATTAGGAACAGGTACATCTCCCCATGTTCCTACTGCCTTAAAAAGCTTGGGAAAGAATATAATTCATACGTCTCAATATTTACCTAACAAAAGGAAACTTCAAGAAAAAAAAGCCATTACAGTTGTAGGTAGTGGACAAAGTGCTGCAGAAGTTTTTAATGATCTTTTAGTTGATATTGATACGCATAAGTATACTTTAAACTGGATTACTAGATCGCACAGGTTTTTCCCGATGGAATATACCAAGCTTACTTTAGAAATGACATCTCCAGAATATGTTGATTATTTCTACTCCTTACCTCTTTCTAAAAGAGAGGCACTTTTACAAGAACAAAAACATTTATACAAAGGCATTAATTCTAATCTAATTAATGGGATTTTTGATACTATTTATGCAAAAAAACTCACCTCACCGATTAATGTAAATCTAAGAACAAGTTCTAGAGTAGCCTCTGCTTCTGTAACTGCTAATGGTATAGAGTTAATTGTAGAGCAGCAAGAACAAGGTAAGAAATACAGGCATTCTACAGAAGCTGTAATAATGGCCACAGGTTACAGATACAAGAATCCATTCTTTATGGAAGGTCTCCGTAGATACATTCAATACGATGAGAAAGACAGACCACAAGCCAATAGAAATTATACTATTGATAAGAGTGCAGACAAAATTTTTGTTCAAAACGTAGAACTTTATACACACGGTTTTGTTACACCAGATTTAGGTATGGCTTGTTATAGAAACTCTTATATAATTAAAGAGATAACAGGTAAAGAATACTATCCTATTGAAGAGAAAATTGCCTTCCAACAATTTGACGTTACTGAAGAAGAAGAGGTAATTGAAGAAAGTATAATCTAAGATGAATACAAAAATTTTATTGATGTTTATGACATTAATCGCCGTGGTAAGCGATACGATGTTACACCCTTTCTTCCCTCAGTTTTTTGGTGAAAGGTTTAATATGTGGCAACCTGAACATGTTGGGTATTATTTAGCTGCATCTTGCTTAGTAATAATGATCTCCTTTCCTTTTTGGGCACGTGTACAGAAGAAAGTAAATTTATTTACACTTCTAATATTTACGCAATGCCTTGCTGGTATCCTATGTATAGGAATGTACTGGGTACAAGAACTGTATATGTTCTGGATATGTGCCATGAGTATGCTCTTCTTTAAAGGAAGTTACTTATTGATCTACCCCTATATAATGCGTTTAAGTACAGAAGAGAAACACAGTACATCAATTAGTATTTTATCTGTAATTGTACATTTAGGGGCAATTGTAGGTGCATTTATTGGAGGTGGAATAGTTGATTATTTAAATACGGGTTATATTTTTATCATTATGGCCTTAGGTGATGCATTTCAATTCCTGATGTGTATTTATATAAAATTTATCCGCAAACATTCTGTAAAAAAGGAAAAAATTGAACAGACTCCTACTCCATTTTTTAGAATTAAAACACCCATTCTAAAAATAGGATTAATTACAATGCTCCTTTATTTCAGCACCTTTTTTATACGTCCTTTCTTCTCTATTTATTGGGAAGCAATATCACAGTATAATCATAAGCTTGTATCGGGATTTGTCTATTCAATCCCTGCCTTAGTTGGTTTATTTGCATTATGGTTTACACATAAATACAAATCGGACAAACCGTATAACGTTAAAATTATTAATGCCTTTGTATTAGGTAGTATAGGTATTGGTTTACAAGGTGTAGGAGTTGATTACATTGTTTTTATAGGACGCATTATTTATGGTTGGGCCGTATTCCAACTCTATGTTCAGTTTGATGTAGTTGCCTTTAAATTCAGTACACCAGATGAGTATGCTACAGATTATAGTCGTATCCATTTACTACAAAATTTTGGCGTATTGACCTCCTCAATAATAGCAGGTTATACCGTAGATAAAATATCTCTTACTGCTCCATTTTGGTGTTCCGTTATAGGTTTCTGTATTACGTTATTTATTTTTTATAGAAGTTTTAAAACAGAAACTTCACAAGAACAAAACACTTCATTACATACTTCAACATGAAAACTTTACAACAAACATTACCTTTCGATAGTAACTTTTGGGAAACCAAAGCAGAAGAAAGTCTATACATTACAAGAGATATTGGCGTGATGTCTTTAGAACCTTTTGATTTAGACAATGATGTAGAACTACTTCATAATTGGGTAAATTTACCCTATGCAAAATATTGGCAGTTAGAAAATAGTAGTGTAGAATTAGTTTACAGTACTTATAAAGAGATCGTTGAGAACCAAAGCACTTGTATATTTTGGGGGAAAGTCAATAATCAGAAAGCATTTTTAGTAGAGTTTTATTATGCGCCTAAAGACAGAGTTAGTAACTACTATACTGCACTAAAAGGAGATTATGGTTTTCATATTCTTACCGCTCCAAAAAAGACAAGTATTCCTAATTTTACTACTCACATTTTCTCTTACGTTATTAACTTTTTGTTCGATTCTGATGAAGTTAATCGGATTGTTGTAGAACCTGATGTTGCGAATGAGAAGATACATATTCGAAATAAAAAGGCTGGTTTTAAATATAAAAAGATAATTGAGTTCCCTGAAAAGAATGCCTATTTAGCCTTCTGTACAAGAGCAGATTTTAGGAGCTCTGCCATTCATCAATTGCAAACAAAATAGTCTTTGATACTTTATGAATAGTGATATAAAAAATCAAGAAGCTGTCAATCATTTTGATGCTTCTTTATGGAATAAAGTCAATGCTTTATTTCTTCGCAAAGCTATAAGTGAGTTCTCACACGAAAAATTGATTACACCTCAATTAACCAAGATCAATGATGAATTTAATGATTTTACAATTGAGCTAGATAATCAAATCAGTTACTTTTTTAGTGCACGTGTTTTGCCTTTGGAACATTGGTGGATCGACCTCACATCAATTAGAAAAGAACAAAATGAGACGGCAGCACCTCTATCTATCATTGAATTTATTTTTGAGGTAAATCATCTACTAAAAATTCCTACAGATATGCTCCCAACTTACTTAGAGGAGTTGTCTAACACCCTCTATGGAGCAATCTATAAACTGAAGAAAAATACGATTACAGCAGATGAATTAGCAAAATCAGATTTTCAAACAATAGAAAAAAATATGTTTGAAGGACATCCCTGCTTTATTGCGAATAATGGTAGAATTGGGTTTAATGCAGATGACTATCAAAAATTTGCTCCAGAAGCATCGAATGGTTTTAAAGTTCTGTGGGTAGCTGGTCATAAATCTAAAACAAGTTTTACAAGCATTGATTCTCTAAATTATACTGCTATTATCACGCAAGAGTTAGGAGAAGAGCAACATACTGTTTATCAAAACACCATAAAAGGTCTAGGGTTAAATCCAGATGATTTTTACATTTTCCCGATGCACCCTTGGCAATGGCAAAATAAGTTGTCGTTTATTTTTGCAGATGATATTACCAATCAAAAACTAATTTTATTAGGAGAAGGAAAGGACACTTATCAGCCTCAGCAATCTATCCGAACGCTTTACAACAAAAGTGAAGAAGATAAATACTATGTAAAAACAGGTTTATCTATACAGAATATGGGTTTTATGCGTGGTCTCTCTCCCTATTATATGCAAACTACTCCAGGCATTACGTCTTGGATAACTGCCCTACTTAAAGAGGATAATTATTTGCAAAAACAGTGCTTTTCTATGCTTGGTGAGGTAGCTACAATTGGCTATAGAAATGTGAATTTTGAGCCATTAGGAAGAACAAACGCTTACAATAAAATGGTAGCTGTTTTATGGAGAGAAACCCCTCAACAATTTTTACAGAAAGAAGAAAAAGCAGTAACAATGGCTTCTTTATTACATATTGATGGAGAGGGTAACGCTTTGCTTAAAGCTTTTATTGATTCGTCTTGGTTGAATGTAGACCAATGGATTAAAAACTATTTAGATGCCTACTTAAAACCTTTGTTGCATTGTTTTTATGCTTATGATTTAGCCTTTATGCCACACGGTGAAAACATTATTCTGAAAATGAAAAATAATGTCCCTTTTGGTATCTTTATGAAAGATATAACAGAAGAAGTTGTTGTTTTTAAAGAAGATAAAAACTATTCCTCTGCAGTAAAAAGGTTAGTTGTAAATGCAAGTAATGACGTTAAATCACTTACTATTTTTACAGATGTATTTGATTGTTATTTTAGATTTCTTTCTCAAATTTTAGAAGAACACTGTAATTTCCATCACCTTGATTTTTGGGAATTAGTAAGTCAATCAATTAAAGAATACCAAAACGAACACCCACAATTCAGCTCTAAATTTACAGAATGTGATCTTTTTGCTGATGATTTTATACTTTCCTGTTTAAACCGTCTTCAACTCCAAAACAATAAACAAATGGTCGATCTCGCAGACCCTGTAAATCGTTTACAGTTTATTGGAACAATCAAAAATCCTATTGCAAAATTTAAGACCGTTTTAAATGAATTCAACTAGATATAATACTTTAGATGTACTAAGAGGAAGTAGTGTTTTATTCTTAATTCCACTTCACTGCATGATGATGTACGCCACACCAGAAACATGGAAGAACTCTATATTAGGCGAACTTATGCTAATAGCTGAAAGAGGCACACCTGTGTTTTTAATTGTAATGGGTTTTTCTTTTGTGTTTTCAAAACGACAATCTGCAAAAGCTGTATTAAAAAGAGGGGTTAAAATTTTAGCTGTAGGGTATCTATTAAATACACTAAAATTTGTTGTCCCTATGCTTACTGGTATACTACCTATCAATTTAATTGAAGCACATGGTCTAGGACAAACTGAAATTTTAAGTACTATTCTCCACTTTTTCTTATTAGGTGATATACTACAATTAGCAGGTGTGTCTTTACTAATTATGGGTGTTCTTACTCCTCTTTTACAAAATAAATTCAATGTACTTTTATTAGGATTATTTATAATTGGCACAGCTAAACTTGTAAGCGGTTTTACTTTAAATATTGTGGGAGTAGATTATGTATTAGATCTTTTATGGAGTAATACATACAATGTGTACTTCCCTGTTTTTCCGTGGATGTCTTTTATTTTATTTGGACGTTTTTTAGGTATGCTTTATAAAGAGAATAGCACATCTATTAAAAGGTACAACCAATTAGTTCTTTTTTATGCTTTAGGAATAATTGGACTTGGAATGCTACTTTGTGTAGTAGATTACAATTATCACTTTGGAGATTATTACCACCTAGGACCGGGTGGAACGTTATTACTTTTAGGTGTAAATATGTTGTTTTTAAGTATCGTACCTCTTATTGAGAAATTTATACCACAACAGGTAAATCAGTTACTTCGTTTTACCAGTAAAAACGTTACCTCTTTTTACATTATTCAATGGATAATTATAGATTGGGGTATGGGAATATTTGGTTTTGCACAATTAAATCAATTTCAAATCTTATTAATTATACCATTTTACACGCTGCTTACTTTTATCATATTAAAGTTTAAAAATAATTATTGGCAGGTCGCATCAGAAAGAGAATTAAAGAGAAGTTTATAAGAGTAATTGATAGTATAATTAAGCACCTAATCATTAAATAATAAGATTAGGTGCTTTTCTATTTTTAAGCAATATCGGCCATTAAATCACCAATATCTGACGTTTCCGTTTCTCCTTTTTCTATATGCAATACCCTTTGTGGGAATGGAATTTCAATCTTGTTATTATCAAGTGCAATTTTACATTCTTCTAAAGTTTCGAATAAGAATCCCCAATAATCTTCAATTTTAACAAAAGCTCTTAATTGTAAATCAACTGAGCTATCGCCTAAATTAGTAACAAAAACTACTGGTGCTTCTGGGTCTTTAAGCACTCGCTTATCGTTCATAATTACATTTAGTAATACATTTCTAGCTTCTTTAATATCTGCTCCATAAGAGATCCCAATAGGAACATCTACCCTAGTAATCCCTTCTCTAGAATAATTTTTAATTACACCACCTGCTAATGATCCATTTGGTAAAAATACCTGACGCATTTTAGGTGTTTGGATTGTTGTAGCAAAAAGACCGACATCTATTACTGTACCTAAATGTCCGTTTACTTCTATAAACTCGCCTTTTCTAAAAGGACGCAAAGTTAACAGTAAGGCTCCACCTGCAATGTTGGCCAAAGAACCTTGCAAAGCTAAACCTACCGCTAAACCTGCAGAACCTAACATTGCAATAAAAGAGGTCGTCTCTACACCTGCCATATCTATAGAACCTATAAATATAATCACTGTTAAACTTACAGATGTAAGCTGTGTAAAGAAGTCTATTAGAGCATGGTTCGTCGATTTCTTTTTAATTTGTTTATTTACTATAAGTGTTATTCTTTTAGTAATTTTTGTACCAATCCAGAAAAAGGCAATGCCTTGAATCATTTGTAAACCGTAGCGAGAAAATAATCTCAAAATGTCGTCTTGATATTGGGTAATTTCTTCCATCTTCTTATAGTAGTTATAGATTATTATTTTTATATGCCCACAAAGTAAAGTGTATTAATTGTGTTTTTGTTTAATCATAAACATTTATTCAGCAAAGGAAATTTAATCAAAAAGAGGACTAACAAATAACTAGAATAAAAATACCATAAATCAATAAAACATCGGTATTCATTATAAAGCAAACACTTATTAATAGAAGTAGAATGTTTTGTTTTTTTTATTGACATTTGGCGCGTCTATTAAATTATTATTTACATATTTCTTATTGATTCATAATGGAAAATATTTCTATAAAAACTATTTTTCTTTCTCTGCTTGTCTTGTCTGGAATTTGGTTTATGATTGTTTTAATTAAGCAATTAAGAAAAAGGTTAGCTATTAATAATATAGAAACAGAAAGTAGTATTGGATTGGGGTTAACTGGTTTTGTAGGTAACTTTATGGATACTTTAGGTATCGGGTCTTTTGCAATAATGACCAGTTCTTTCAAGAATTTCAAACTTGTAGAAGACAAGAAAATTCCTGGAACATTAAATGCTGGTGTTGCAATTGTTTGTATTGCTCAGGCATTTATTTTTATTAAAGCCGTGCCTGTAGATACCACTACACTAATGTCTATGATATTTTCTGCTTTAGCGGGAGCATTAATTGGAGCAAGAATAGTTTCTAAAATGAAAAAGAAAACTATACAACTTACCATGACAATAGCTTTGGCAATTATGGGGCTTACCTTAATTTTAGGTAAGATGGAAGTATTTCCTGTTGGTGGAAATGCAATGGGGCTAGAAGGTTGGAAATTAGTTGTTGCTTGTATTGCTAATTTCTTGTTTGGTGCTTTAAATACTGTTGGTGTTGGGTTATTTGCGCCATGTATGGTTACCGTTTACCTTTTAGGTTTAAACCCTGCCGCAACGTTTCCTATTATGATGGGTTCTACAGCTTTATTGGTTCCTTTTGCAGGGATTAAATTTCTTAAAGAAGATGTTGTTTCTATGAAGGGAACTATACTAATGAATATATGCGGTACAATAGGTGTTTTTGTTGCTGCCTACCTTGTTAAATCACTTGATTTAAATTTACTACAATACCTTATAATTTTTGTTGTAGCTTACACAACATGGTTAATGGGTAAATCTTATTTAATTTCTTCTAAAGAAATAGTTTCAGGAGAATAAACAGACGTTAGTTCATGGCAAAAGTATAGTAAATAGCATAAGAAAATCAGTTGACAGAAAAGTTTAAGTAGTATATTTTACTCATTTTCAATTAAATAGAGTAGATTGCAGCACTATTTAAAATAAAGCTACTATTAAAACTAATCAGCATTTTTCTATGCAAACTAAAACTATACTAATTTTCTGTGCCTTATTGGTATGGAAAACAACGAATGTCTACGCACAATACCAAACAAAGTCAACATTTCTAAATGATCCGACTGAAGCCACTAAATTTGTAAAAGGAGTTGCCGATTTCTTACGTACAACCAAAGATGAAAAAGGAGGATATTATTCTTTTGTTGAAGCTGATGGAAGTATTAAAAAGGAGCAAATGGAATCTTGGACTGGTGGTTATAACTTAAAAAGTTTTTGTAGTCAAACTAGAGTGGCCTATACATTTGCTAGGGCTTTTATGCTCACTGGAGACACAACATACCTTAAAGATGCAGAACATGCACTCGATTTTCTCTATGAAAAAGGTTGGGACGAAGAATACGACGGTTGGTACTTTACATATAATGTAGATGCTGATAAAAGTTTTGGACCTCCATGGAATGAAAACTCTAAGTGGACTTTCCAACAAGAGTATGCAATTTTAGGTATTATTGCTATGGTAGATGTACTTGGAGGAATAGCATCGGAAAATCGCCATACAGAGTGGCTAGATAAATCTATGGTGTCTTTATATGAACATGTTTGGGATAGCCACAGTACCAATTTTGGTTATTATGAAAATGCATCAAGAAGATG is a genomic window of Flammeovirga pectinis containing:
- a CDS encoding helix-turn-helix domain-containing protein, which encodes MEQDIAFVNTLSASLFNLSNTIKIERKNTSTFENRVWKNPNINGNFNIISNQSYEIYSISIEARESINFVLDTNEDEVFLLFSLKKDGLKLNVNTKKETLLRTEVAYIRSNTKSEYQFLNNEQVEVIVFSLKKQFFELPLIKLSIDELLHYFFNIDGGKLNRPFKVNENINKILTEIQLNKKQGECALLYINAKVLELITEVLETFMVLEELEEGKDEKLIKVKRIITENINIHYSIPELAKMIGMNESYLKKRFKDVFKETIFEYANKKRMHQAKILLSSSCLPISIISDRVGYQHASHFSYAFKKYIGDAPNKYRTDHK
- a CDS encoding pyridoxal phosphate-dependent decarboxylase family protein — encoded protein: MVKKLFIDDNNMNTTQEQLDLSDLFNHDKDSIDKYKKGINTATENVLSFLHNRTQPFSGVAHEELQKVVDKIDFKEAPTSSHLVFEELQEIYLKHAVAFHLPKYIAHLNCPIVIPSLIGEQILSAINSSLDTWDQSAGGTLIEQKLIDWTGQQIGYPTPDGVFTSGGTQSNLMAILLMRDSFYQKKQQYDVTKFGVNTDKGKLKIFCSECSHFSVKKSAALLGLGEDAVISIPVDDNFKMDCEALESAILKEFIDGNCPIGVVATAGTTDYGSIDPLKSIGVITERYQLWFHVDAAVGGGLLLSNEHKYLLDGIEKSDSTTIDYHKTYFQTVSCSGFIVKEPHNLNLISHHAEYLNPKACKDAGVPNQVDKSLQTTKRFDALKLWLTFRLMGTEKLGSYYDQTLALTKVAADCIQNRKDFELLNPPSLHCLVFRFAPINLNADQLNQLNILIRKKLFSNGQAVVAGTKFKGNNYLKFTILNPTMSKENFEEILSILAMIGEQLLEEEKQFI
- a CDS encoding lysine N(6)-hydroxylase/L-ornithine N(5)-oxygenase family protein: MQEKIYDIIGVGIGPFNLGLACLTAPIEELDCLFLDQRDKFNWHPGLLLEDTTLQVPFMSDLVTLADPTSPYSFLNYIKQKGKIYSFYIKEDFLLLRNEYNQYCQWVIAQLDNLIFSKTVDMICYNEDEDLFYISCITGNDQEHETFISRKIVLGTGTSPHVPTALKSLGKNIIHTSQYLPNKRKLQEKKAITVVGSGQSAAEVFNDLLVDIDTHKYTLNWITRSHRFFPMEYTKLTLEMTSPEYVDYFYSLPLSKREALLQEQKHLYKGINSNLINGIFDTIYAKKLTSPINVNLRTSSRVASASVTANGIELIVEQQEQGKKYRHSTEAVIMATGYRYKNPFFMEGLRRYIQYDEKDRPQANRNYTIDKSADKIFVQNVELYTHGFVTPDLGMACYRNSYIIKEITGKEYYPIEEKIAFQQFDVTEEEEVIEESII
- a CDS encoding MFS transporter, whose amino-acid sequence is MNTKILLMFMTLIAVVSDTMLHPFFPQFFGERFNMWQPEHVGYYLAASCLVIMISFPFWARVQKKVNLFTLLIFTQCLAGILCIGMYWVQELYMFWICAMSMLFFKGSYLLIYPYIMRLSTEEKHSTSISILSVIVHLGAIVGAFIGGGIVDYLNTGYIFIIMALGDAFQFLMCIYIKFIRKHSVKKEKIEQTPTPFFRIKTPILKIGLITMLLYFSTFFIRPFFSIYWEAISQYNHKLVSGFVYSIPALVGLFALWFTHKYKSDKPYNVKIINAFVLGSIGIGLQGVGVDYIVFIGRIIYGWAVFQLYVQFDVVAFKFSTPDEYATDYSRIHLLQNFGVLTSSIIAGYTVDKISLTAPFWCSVIGFCITLFIFYRSFKTETSQEQNTSLHTST
- a CDS encoding GNAT family N-acetyltransferase, whose amino-acid sequence is MKTLQQTLPFDSNFWETKAEESLYITRDIGVMSLEPFDLDNDVELLHNWVNLPYAKYWQLENSSVELVYSTYKEIVENQSTCIFWGKVNNQKAFLVEFYYAPKDRVSNYYTALKGDYGFHILTAPKKTSIPNFTTHIFSYVINFLFDSDEVNRIVVEPDVANEKIHIRNKKAGFKYKKIIEFPEKNAYLAFCTRADFRSSAIHQLQTK
- a CDS encoding IucA/IucC family protein gives rise to the protein MNSDIKNQEAVNHFDASLWNKVNALFLRKAISEFSHEKLITPQLTKINDEFNDFTIELDNQISYFFSARVLPLEHWWIDLTSIRKEQNETAAPLSIIEFIFEVNHLLKIPTDMLPTYLEELSNTLYGAIYKLKKNTITADELAKSDFQTIEKNMFEGHPCFIANNGRIGFNADDYQKFAPEASNGFKVLWVAGHKSKTSFTSIDSLNYTAIITQELGEEQHTVYQNTIKGLGLNPDDFYIFPMHPWQWQNKLSFIFADDITNQKLILLGEGKDTYQPQQSIRTLYNKSEEDKYYVKTGLSIQNMGFMRGLSPYYMQTTPGITSWITALLKEDNYLQKQCFSMLGEVATIGYRNVNFEPLGRTNAYNKMVAVLWRETPQQFLQKEEKAVTMASLLHIDGEGNALLKAFIDSSWLNVDQWIKNYLDAYLKPLLHCFYAYDLAFMPHGENIILKMKNNVPFGIFMKDITEEVVVFKEDKNYSSAVKRLVVNASNDVKSLTIFTDVFDCYFRFLSQILEEHCNFHHLDFWELVSQSIKEYQNEHPQFSSKFTECDLFADDFILSCLNRLQLQNNKQMVDLADPVNRLQFIGTIKNPIAKFKTVLNEFN
- a CDS encoding heparan-alpha-glucosaminide N-acetyltransferase domain-containing protein, which codes for MNSTRYNTLDVLRGSSVLFLIPLHCMMMYATPETWKNSILGELMLIAERGTPVFLIVMGFSFVFSKRQSAKAVLKRGVKILAVGYLLNTLKFVVPMLTGILPINLIEAHGLGQTEILSTILHFFLLGDILQLAGVSLLIMGVLTPLLQNKFNVLLLGLFIIGTAKLVSGFTLNIVGVDYVLDLLWSNTYNVYFPVFPWMSFILFGRFLGMLYKENSTSIKRYNQLVLFYALGIIGLGMLLCVVDYNYHFGDYYHLGPGGTLLLLGVNMLFLSIVPLIEKFIPQQVNQLLRFTSKNVTSFYIIQWIIIDWGMGIFGFAQLNQFQILLIIPFYTLLTFIILKFKNNYWQVASERELKRSL
- a CDS encoding mechanosensitive ion channel family protein; its protein translation is MEEITQYQDDILRLFSRYGLQMIQGIAFFWIGTKITKRITLIVNKQIKKKSTNHALIDFFTQLTSVSLTVIIFIGSIDMAGVETTSFIAMLGSAGLAVGLALQGSLANIAGGALLLTLRPFRKGEFIEVNGHLGTVIDVGLFATTIQTPKMRQVFLPNGSLAGGVIKNYSREGITRVDVPIGISYGADIKEARNVLLNVIMNDKRVLKDPEAPVVFVTNLGDSSVDLQLRAFVKIEDYWGFLFETLEECKIALDNNKIEIPFPQRVLHIEKGETETSDIGDLMADIA
- a CDS encoding sulfite exporter TauE/SafE family protein, producing the protein MENISIKTIFLSLLVLSGIWFMIVLIKQLRKRLAINNIETESSIGLGLTGFVGNFMDTLGIGSFAIMTSSFKNFKLVEDKKIPGTLNAGVAIVCIAQAFIFIKAVPVDTTTLMSMIFSALAGALIGARIVSKMKKKTIQLTMTIALAIMGLTLILGKMEVFPVGGNAMGLEGWKLVVACIANFLFGALNTVGVGLFAPCMVTVYLLGLNPAATFPIMMGSTALLVPFAGIKFLKEDVVSMKGTILMNICGTIGVFVAAYLVKSLDLNLLQYLIIFVVAYTTWLMGKSYLISSKEIVSGE